From a region of the Acomys russatus chromosome 4, mAcoRus1.1, whole genome shotgun sequence genome:
- the Tshz2 gene encoding teashirt homolog 2 yields MPRRKQQAPKRAAGYAQEEVLKEEEEIKEEEEEEEDSGSVAQHQRSNDTGTDEELETGPDQKGYFSCQNSPGSHLSNQDAENESLLSDASDQVSDIKSICGRDASDKKANAHPKLPSEPHNCMDKMTAVYANILSDSYWSGLGLGFKLSNSERRNCDTRNGSNKNDFDWHQDALSKSLQQNLPSRSVSKPSLFSSVQLYRQSTKMCGSVFTGASRFRCRQCSAAYDTLVELTVHMNETGHYQDDNRKKDKLRPTSYSKPRKRAFQDMDKEDAQKVLKCMFCGDSFDSLQDLSVHMIKTKHYQKVPLKEPVPTISSKMVTPAKKRVFDVNRPCSPDSTTGSLADSFSSQKNATLQLPSNSRYGYQNGASYTWQFEACKSQILKCMECGSSHDTLQQLTTHMMVTGHFLKVTSSASKKGKQLVLDPLAVEKMQSLSETPNSESLVPKPSSNSASDCTASTTELKKESKKEKMEEVTEDEQGMKSEEYEDPLQKPLDPTIKYQYLREEDLEDGSKGGGDILKSLENTVTTAINKAQNGAPSWSAYPSIHAAYQLSEGTKPSMAIGSQILQIRPNLANKLRPIAPKWKGMSLGPIPTSLALYTQAKKETEDKDEAVKECGKESPREEAKSFSQSEGESFSKAEPRSEPRKAEPCPMKEEETLQKEKQEPLEPVSSLSNGCTPGNHIPALPCINPLSALQSVLNNHLGKATEPLRSPSSSSPNSSTVSMFHKSSLSIVDKPVISPTSTRPASASRHYLFESSDQPIDLTKSKSKKAESSQAQSCTSPPQKHALCDIADMVKVLPKATTPKPAASSRVPPMKLEMDVRRFEDVSSDVSTLHKRKGRQSNWNPQHLLILQAQFASSLFQTSEGKYLLSDLGPQERMQISKFTGLSMTTISHWLANVKYQLRKTGGTKFLKNMDKGHPIFYCSDCASQFRTPSTYISHLESHLGFQMKDMTRMAADQQSKVEQEISRVSSAQRSPETIAGEEDTDSKFKCKLCSRTFVSKHAVKLHLSKTHSKSPEHHSQFVTDVDEE; encoded by the coding sequence GCTATGCCCAGGAGGAAGtgctgaaggaagaggaggagatcaaggaggaagaggaggaggaggaagacagtggTTCGGTGGCTCAACATCAGCGCAGCAATGACACTGGGACGGACGAGGAACTAGAAACAGGCCCAGACCAGAAAGGCTACTTCAGCTGCCAGAACTCGCCAGGGAGCCACCTGTCCAATCAGGACGCAGAAAACGAATCTCTTCTGAGCGATGCCAGCGACCAGGTGTCAGACATCAAGAGCATCTGTGGCCGAGATGCCTCAGACAAGAAAGCAAATGCTCACCCCAAGCTTCCAAGCGAACCCCATAACTGCATGGATAAAATGACAGCCGTCTACGCCAACATCCTGTCAGATTCCTACTGGTCAGGCCTGGGCCTCGGCTTTAAGTTATCCAACAGCGAGAGACGGAATTGTGACACCCGCAATGGCAGCAACAAGAATGATTTTGATTGGCACCAGGATGCCCTATCCAAAAGCCTACAGCAGAACTTGCCTTCCCGGTCTGTCTCTAAGCCCAGCCTATTCAGCTCTGTGCAGCTGTACCGGCAGAGCACTAAGATGTGCGGCTCAGTGTTCACCGGCGCCAGCAGGTTCCGCTGCAGGCAGTGCAGCGCAGCCTACGACACTCTGGTGGAGCTGACTGTGCACATGAATGAGACGGGCCACTATCAAGATGACAACCGCAAAAAAGATAAGCTCAGACCCACGAGCTACTCAAAGCCCCGGAAAAGGGCCTTCCAAGACATGGACAAAGAGGACGCTCAAAAGGTTCTGAAATGTATGTTTTGTGGCGACTCCTTCGATTCCCTGCAAGATTTGAGTGTCCACATGATAAAGACAAAACATTACCAAAAAGTGCCTTTGAAGGAGCCAGTACCAACCATTTCCTCTAAAATGGTCACGCCAGCCAAGAAGCGTGTTTTCGATGTCAACAGGCCTTGCTCCCCCGACTCCACCACAGGGTCACTCGCCGATTCGTTTTCCTCTCAGAAGAATGCTACCCTGCAGCTGCCCTCCAACAGCCGCTACGGCTACCAGAACGGAGCCAGCTACACCTGGCAGTTCGAGGCCTGCAAGTCCCAGATTTTAAAGTGTATGGAGTGTGGCAGTTCCCATGATACCTTGCAGCAACTCACCACCCACATGATGGTTACAGGTCACTTCCTCAAAGTCACCAGCTCTGCCTCCAAGAAAGGAAAGCAGCTGGTGTTGGACCCGCTGGCCGTGGAGAAAATGCAGTCACTGTCTGAGACCCCCAACAGCGAGTCTCTGGTCCCTAAGCCATCAAGTAACTCCGCCTCCGACTGCACagcctctaccactgagttaaagaaagaaagcaagaaggagaagatggaggaggtcACCGAAGACGAGCAAGGGATGAAAAGCGAGGAATATGAAGACCCTTTACAGAAACCACTTGACCCTACCATAAAATACCAGTATCTACGAGAGGAGGACTTGGAAGATGGCTCAAAGGGTGGTGGGGACATTTTAAAATCGCTAGAAAATACTGTAACCACAGCCATCAACAAGGCCCAAAATGGGGCCCCCAGCTGGAGCGCATACCCGAGTATCCACGCAGCCTACCAGCTCTCAGAGGGCACCAAGCCATCCATGGCCATAGGCTCTCAGATACTGCAAATCCGACCCAACCTCGCCAACAAGCTAAGGCCGATTGCGCCCAAGTGGAAAGGCATGTCACTTGGCCCCATACCCACAAGCCTGGCCCTGTATACTCAAGccaagaaggagacagaagacaaaGATGAGGCTGTGAAGGAGTGTGGAAAGGAAAGTCCGCGGGAAGAGGCGAAATCTTTCAGCCAGTCTGAGGGCGAGTCTTTCTCCAAAGCCGAACCACGTTCAGAACCCAGAAAGGCTGAGCCCTGTcccatgaaggaggaggagaccctgcagaaagagaaacaagagccGTTAGAACCAGTGTCATCTCTGAGCAATGGATGCACACCGGGTAACCACATCCCAGCCCTGCCCTGCATCAACCCGCTCAGCGCCCTGCAGTCCGTCCTGAACAACCACCTGGGCAAAGCTACTGAGCCCTTGCGCTCGCCTTCCAGCTCCAGCCCCAACTCAAGCACAGTCTCCATGTTCCATAAGTCCAGTCTCAGCATTGTGGACAAGCCAGTCATAAGTCCTACCTCCACCAGGCCGGCCAGTGCATCCCGACACTACCTGTTTGAGAGCAGCGACCAGCCCATTGACCTGACCAAGTCCAAAAGCAAGAAAGCCGAGTCCTCGCAAGCACAATCCTGTACATCCCCGCCTCAGAAGCATGCTCTGTGTGACATTGCCGATATGGTCAAGGTCCTCCCCAAAGCCACCACCCCAAAGCCAGCTGCTTCCTCGAGGGTCCCTCCTATGAAGCTGGAAATGGATGTCAGGCGCTTTGAGGATGTTTCGAGTGACGTCTCAACTCTGCACAAAAGGAAAGGCCGGCAGTCCAACTGGAACCCGCAGCATCTCCTCATCCTGCAAGCTCAGTTTGCCTCGAGCCTCTTTCAGACATCAGAGGGCAAGTATTTGCTTTCTGACCTGGGCCCGCAAGAGCGGATGCAAATCTCAAAGTTCACGGGACTCTCGATGACCACAATCAGCCACTGGCTGGCCAACGTCAAGTACCAGCTTAGGAAAACAGGTGGGACCAAATTCCTGAAAAACATGGACAAAGGACACCCCATCTTTTACTGCAGTGACTGTGCGTCTCAGTTCCGAACCCCCTCTACGTACATCAGCCACTTAGAGTCTCACCTGGGCTTCCAAATGAAGGACATGACCCGGATGGCAGCTGACCAGCAAAGCAAGGTGGAGCAGGAGATCTCCCGGGTGTCGTCGGCTCAGAGGTCTCCAGAAACAATAGCTGGCGAAGAGGACACGGACTCTAAATTCAAGTGTAAGTTGTGCAGTCGGACATTTGTGAGCAAACACGCAGTAAAACTCCACCTAAGCAAAACGCACAGCAAGTCACCCGAACACCACTCTCAGTTTGTAACAGACGTGGATGAAGAATAG